One genomic window of Spirochaetae bacterium HGW-Spirochaetae-1 includes the following:
- a CDS encoding short-chain dehydrogenase, whose translation MKKISGKTALVTGASGGIGTEFARVLSRAGCHLVLTARREDHLQALKEDLERSFDIRVDIISADLSTSQGRDDLIRGIDEKKIVVDILINNAGFGYDGDFISQSYERLEDMIALNITTLTFLSKHFAERMAARKSGYILLTSSIGGFTPCPGMAVYDATKAYVLILGEALSHELGKHNVAVTTLCPGATRTDFFSVSGQTLNSMVAMTLMDPRVVAIKGLKGLLKGRSHVVPGLLNRLTVLSLRLVPRALMASLADRVMH comes from the coding sequence ATGAAAAAAATTTCAGGTAAAACAGCACTGGTCACCGGCGCTTCAGGAGGAATTGGAACCGAGTTCGCCAGGGTTCTTTCCCGGGCCGGATGCCATCTGGTGCTTACGGCGAGGCGGGAGGACCATCTGCAGGCACTCAAAGAAGACCTTGAGCGGTCTTTTGATATCCGGGTCGACATAATTTCCGCGGATTTGTCCACTTCACAGGGCCGTGATGATCTGATCCGTGGCATTGATGAAAAAAAGATAGTTGTCGATATCCTCATCAATAATGCCGGGTTCGGCTATGACGGGGATTTTATTTCTCAGAGTTATGAAAGGCTGGAGGATATGATTGCTCTCAATATAACCACGCTGACATTTCTTTCAAAACATTTTGCCGAGAGAATGGCCGCAAGGAAATCAGGGTATATTCTTCTTACGTCGTCTATCGGCGGTTTTACACCCTGCCCGGGGATGGCCGTTTATGATGCCACCAAGGCCTATGTACTGATACTGGGCGAAGCGTTGAGTCATGAACTCGGGAAACACAATGTGGCAGTAACCACGCTCTGTCCCGGTGCTACCCGTACGGATTTCTTTTCTGTTTCCGGGCAAACCCTCAATTCCATGGTTGCCATGACTTTGATGGATCCCCGCGTTGTGGCTATCAAGGGCCTCAAGGGACTTCTGAAGGGGAGATCCCATGTGGTGCCCGGACTGTTAAACAGGCTCACGGTATTGAGTCTGAGGCTTGTGCCCCGCGCACTTATGGCGTCTTTAGCGGACAGGGTTATGCATTAA
- a CDS encoding short-chain dehydrogenase, with product MRSGKNRKTVLITGAGAGIGREMARLFYRAGYFLLAVSLVKEELESLESELDFIGEGNNSEFLSMDLARPGAAGEVFAWCDSRGYNVDVLINNAGFGLMGEVVELPSERLTQMLYLNIMTVTELSRLFGGTMKKRGSGHILNVASTISFQPLPYLAMYSATKAYVSYFTQSLAAELRPCGVIVSCLYPGTTRTAFLDTAGIHRPHKGITAGTMIHAAAMDPVKVARAAFKGILRGRRRIIPGLSNRFHFYFIHWVPNRLIIFVVRIVLKGLVKKTINDGAAGSYRRETTPG from the coding sequence ATGCGGAGCGGAAAGAACAGGAAGACAGTACTGATTACCGGCGCAGGGGCCGGTATAGGACGGGAAATGGCAAGGTTATTTTACAGGGCAGGATATTTTCTCCTTGCCGTGAGCCTTGTAAAGGAGGAGTTGGAATCTCTGGAGAGCGAGCTCGATTTCATAGGAGAGGGGAATAATTCAGAATTTCTTTCCATGGATCTTGCCAGGCCGGGAGCAGCCGGTGAGGTTTTTGCCTGGTGCGACAGCAGGGGATATAATGTCGATGTCCTTATTAATAACGCCGGTTTCGGCCTCATGGGGGAAGTTGTAGAACTGCCGTCTGAGAGGCTCACGCAGATGCTGTATCTCAACATAATGACTGTCACTGAGCTCAGCCGCCTTTTCGGCGGCACGATGAAGAAGCGGGGAAGCGGCCATATCCTCAATGTGGCCTCGACTATTTCTTTTCAGCCCCTTCCGTATCTTGCCATGTATTCAGCTACCAAGGCCTATGTTTCATATTTTACCCAATCCCTTGCCGCGGAACTGCGTCCCTGCGGAGTAATCGTTTCATGCCTTTATCCGGGGACGACCCGCACCGCTTTTCTTGATACAGCGGGCATCCATAGACCCCATAAGGGTATCACCGCGGGAACGATGATCCATGCCGCGGCCATGGATCCGGTGAAGGTGGCCCGGGCTGCTTTTAAAGGTATCCTGCGGGGCAGGCGGCGAATCATACCGGGCCTGTCAAACAGGTTCCATTTTTATTTCATTCACTGGGTACCGAACAGGCTCATCATCTTTGTAGTACGGATTGTGCTGAAGGGACTGGTGAAAAAAACAATCAATGATGGTGCGGCTGGCAGCTATCGTCGGGAAACTACCCCAGGTTGA
- the recO gene encoding DNA repair protein RecO: MNIEKTTGVVLSSRVIGEADVSCNILTREGGKRKFIFKGLKKSTKRPLNASQPGSILGLVYYANESREAAIPREFTVEKHYMTIREDLEKILHLWYILELVDKTTGYHDSHDLLFDLVTAGLKTLSETTFPLHLSVFFTIHLIRIHGILPLIEECKKCGSKNFSRFSFDVADLGLLCSDCTADHGHELDRDVRDFIMLSLRNKFVAMDHERFARKNMMDLLFYLSLFIEHYFNMEIRSKAMIFR, from the coding sequence ATGAATATCGAGAAAACAACGGGGGTTGTCCTTTCCTCGAGGGTCATCGGCGAAGCTGATGTGTCCTGCAACATCCTCACCCGTGAAGGCGGAAAGCGAAAATTCATTTTCAAGGGTCTGAAAAAAAGCACCAAACGGCCGCTTAACGCTTCTCAGCCCGGCTCCATCCTGGGGCTGGTCTACTACGCCAATGAATCCCGCGAAGCCGCTATCCCCAGGGAATTCACTGTTGAAAAACATTACATGACCATCCGCGAGGACCTGGAAAAAATTTTACATCTCTGGTACATACTCGAACTGGTTGATAAAACTACGGGATACCATGACTCCCATGATCTGCTCTTTGATCTGGTCACGGCCGGACTTAAAACACTTTCAGAAACAACATTTCCCCTGCATCTTTCCGTCTTTTTCACGATCCACCTTATCAGGATTCACGGCATCCTTCCCCTCATTGAGGAATGCAAAAAATGCGGTTCCAAAAACTTTTCCCGTTTTTCTTTTGATGTCGCCGACCTGGGACTCCTGTGCAGCGACTGCACGGCCGATCACGGTCATGAGCTCGATCGGGACGTGAGGGATTTTATCATGTTATCCCTGAGAAACAAGTTCGTTGCCATGGACCATGAACGCTTCGCCAGGAAAAATATGATGGACCTCCTCTTTTATCTTTCACTTTTCATTGAGCATTATTTTAACATGGAAATCCGCTCCAAGGCAATGATTTTCCGGTAA
- a CDS encoding magnesium/cobalt efflux protein yields the protein MTADTPEPANRLTIFRRLVDLIRRSLSNYSNDSYSIKDYEDLDGPRKEMIRGIFELSDKNARDIMIPRVDMVAVDINIALLPLVKTVYEAGHSRLPVYEDRVDNIVGILYAKDLLKQISDKSKKFQVKKLLHAPYFVPETMPLDELLLEFKRRKLHIAIVVDEYGGVGGIITLEDILEEIVGDINDEYDVETLPELEKTGVNTYEVDSRMTLSDFNDQMNLNLPTDDCDTIGGFVFDLFGKIPEQGEEVSHGDMAFMIKDIKGTVINRITITMTGKK from the coding sequence ATGACCGCTGATACTCCCGAGCCTGCTAATCGACTGACAATATTCCGGCGTTTAGTTGATTTGATCAGGCGATCCCTTTCAAACTACAGTAATGACTCCTACAGCATCAAGGATTACGAAGATCTCGATGGCCCGCGCAAAGAGATGATACGCGGTATTTTTGAGCTTTCCGATAAAAACGCCCGCGACATCATGATTCCCCGTGTTGACATGGTCGCCGTCGATATAAACATAGCCCTTCTCCCACTGGTGAAAACCGTATATGAAGCAGGCCACTCGCGCCTTCCCGTATATGAAGACCGGGTGGACAACATTGTGGGCATTCTCTATGCTAAAGATCTGCTGAAACAGATATCGGATAAATCTAAAAAATTCCAGGTTAAGAAATTACTCCACGCACCTTACTTCGTTCCCGAGACCATGCCCCTGGATGAACTGCTCCTGGAATTCAAACGACGAAAACTGCATATCGCCATTGTCGTCGATGAATACGGCGGAGTCGGTGGTATCATAACCCTGGAAGACATCCTTGAAGAAATAGTCGGGGACATCAACGATGAATATGATGTTGAGACTCTGCCAGAACTTGAAAAAACCGGCGTCAACACCTATGAGGTGGATTCCCGCATGACCCTGTCCGATTTCAACGACCAGATGAACCTGAATCTTCCCACCGACGATTGTGATACAATCGGCGGTTTCGTTTTCGATCTTTTCGGGAAAATCCCCGAACAGGGGGAAGAGGTCTCCCATGGAGACATGGCATTCATGATAAAGGACATAAAGGGCACCGTCATCAACCGCATCACCATCACGATGACCGGAAAAAAATAA
- a CDS encoding TIGR00730 family Rossman fold protein yields the protein MKNICVYCSSSSAVAPVFTELARHLGEMIGKRGHALIYGGANIGLMGEVSRAVTAAGGKVTGVIPEIFHERNLSYEEADSLIITADLRERKARMAELADAFIAMPGGFGTLEEIMEVLTLKQIGLLNVPVVFINTNNFYSHLFSLFNSMAEGCFMKKEYLDLYHAASDAVEALDYIETFVPGKLPSKWF from the coding sequence ATGAAAAATATTTGTGTTTACTGTTCATCAAGCAGCGCCGTGGCCCCGGTATTCACCGAACTTGCCCGACATCTTGGAGAAATGATCGGGAAACGAGGACATGCGTTGATATACGGCGGTGCTAATATAGGCCTCATGGGAGAAGTATCCCGGGCCGTTACGGCCGCAGGAGGAAAGGTCACCGGTGTCATTCCTGAAATTTTTCATGAACGGAATCTGAGCTATGAAGAAGCCGACAGCCTTATCATAACGGCCGATCTCCGGGAGAGAAAGGCCCGCATGGCGGAACTGGCCGACGCATTTATTGCCATGCCGGGCGGTTTTGGCACACTGGAGGAAATAATGGAGGTATTAACGCTGAAGCAAATAGGCCTGCTCAATGTTCCTGTCGTGTTCATCAACACGAATAATTTTTATTCTCATCTCTTCTCACTTTTCAATTCCATGGCCGAAGGATGTTTCATGAAGAAGGAGTACCTTGATCTTTATCATGCTGCATCTGATGCAGTGGAAGCACTGGACTACATAGAAACCTTTGTCCCGGGAAAACTTCCGTCAAAATGGTTCTAA
- a CDS encoding single-stranded DNA-binding protein, whose product MKNYATATVEGFVTQDPTLKKTKTGKSVCNFSLAVNHFTKADSDPKVSYIDVETWDKVAEICSDNVSKGRRVMVIGPIRQDRWDGKDGKIQSKIKIVGSEVRFLEPFKKKEEGASQQEV is encoded by the coding sequence ATGAAAAACTATGCCACTGCAACAGTTGAGGGTTTTGTGACACAGGACCCAACCCTCAAGAAGACGAAGACGGGGAAAAGCGTATGCAACTTTTCTCTTGCGGTCAATCATTTTACTAAAGCCGATTCAGACCCGAAGGTTTCATATATTGATGTGGAGACCTGGGACAAGGTGGCGGAAATCTGTTCAGACAATGTATCGAAGGGAAGAAGGGTCATGGTGATAGGTCCGATCCGACAGGACCGCTGGGATGGGAAGGATGGAAAGATTCAGTCGAAAATAAAAATTGTGGGAAGTGAAGTCAGGTTCCTAGAGCCGTTTAAAAAGAAGGAGGAAGGCGCTTCCCAGCAAGAGGTCTAG
- the efp gene encoding elongation factor P, whose protein sequence is MISSNDLRKGVVIKMEGELFSVIEFLHVKPGKGGAFVRTKLRNVKKGTVIDRTIRAGEKLEDVRLEKRPMQYLYDEGDTLVFMDTESFEQISIAKDAIGNYLQYLKEEDVVDITIYEELPIAIEPPASVILKVTYAEPGAKGDTATNVTKPVQVETGTEVKVPLFINQGDYIKINTETGEYLERVKK, encoded by the coding sequence ATGATATCAAGTAATGATTTACGGAAAGGTGTCGTCATCAAAATGGAAGGCGAACTTTTCTCGGTTATCGAATTTCTCCATGTGAAGCCCGGAAAAGGTGGCGCCTTTGTAAGGACGAAACTCAGAAACGTGAAAAAAGGAACAGTTATTGATAGAACCATCCGCGCCGGTGAAAAACTGGAAGATGTTCGCCTGGAAAAAAGGCCCATGCAATATCTTTATGACGAAGGGGATACCCTTGTATTCATGGATACGGAGTCATTTGAACAGATCTCCATAGCCAAGGATGCCATCGGTAATTATCTCCAGTACCTCAAAGAAGAGGACGTGGTGGATATTACTATTTATGAAGAACTGCCCATCGCCATTGAGCCCCCCGCCTCGGTTATACTGAAGGTTACTTATGCGGAACCGGGAGCCAAAGGGGACACTGCCACAAACGTAACGAAACCTGTGCAGGTGGAGACCGGGACGGAAGTCAAGGTTCCTCTTTTCATTAACCAGGGTGATTATATCAAGATTAACACTGAAACCGGTGAGTATTTAGAGCGGGTAAAAAAATAA
- the malQ gene encoding 4-alpha-glucanotransferase, which produces MDLKRTCGVLLHLTSLPGTRGIGTLGVEAFRFADFLIESGMTYWQILPLGPVSPGMAYSPYASTSTFAGNWHCISLEKLSENKWFGPSLPESACIDGNTIDFEKALEEKTVLLQKASEKFFGNASEKELEDFENFCYYESYWLDDYALFAALADHFGTNNWMEWEPSISRHSPGIIDDYNHSLFRQIRFQKFLQYVFYTQWRELKEYCNNRGIGIIGDIPIYVTLEGADAWAHPELFQLDEESGKPAAVSGVPPDYFSETGQRWGNPLYRWLNRDESLNEITFQWWVKRIKHLTGQVDILRIDHFRGFESYWAIPADEPTAINGKWVPGPGLPFFQGLKKELGDLPLIAEDLGVITPEVEQLRDGFGLPGMKILQFAFDWNSRNSYLPQNIENPHCVLYTGTHDNNTTNGWFYGTEINDTTRAYILDYLDISDYSDMHRHFIKAAYRSTARLVIIPMQDILGYGGEFRMNRPGTVEGNWLWKLTGSCIKPGSAGKLRQIAVMYNRVPAGDTDKNGGENS; this is translated from the coding sequence ATGGACCTGAAAAGAACCTGCGGAGTTCTACTGCATTTAACGAGCCTTCCCGGAACACGGGGGATCGGCACACTGGGAGTCGAGGCCTTCCGGTTTGCCGACTTTCTGATAGAAAGCGGCATGACCTACTGGCAGATACTGCCCCTGGGTCCCGTATCTCCCGGCATGGCCTATTCCCCTTACGCCTCAACATCAACCTTTGCCGGGAACTGGCACTGTATCAGCCTGGAAAAGTTATCGGAAAATAAATGGTTCGGGCCGTCTCTCCCGGAAAGTGCCTGCATCGATGGGAATACGATTGACTTCGAAAAGGCCCTTGAGGAAAAAACTGTATTGCTTCAAAAAGCTTCGGAAAAATTTTTCGGCAATGCTTCCGAAAAGGAGCTGGAGGATTTCGAAAACTTCTGCTATTATGAATCCTACTGGCTCGACGATTACGCCCTGTTCGCCGCTCTGGCCGATCATTTCGGCACCAATAACTGGATGGAATGGGAGCCCAGCATTTCCCGACACAGCCCGGGTATAATAGACGATTACAATCACAGCCTCTTCAGACAGATACGATTCCAGAAATTTCTTCAGTATGTTTTTTATACCCAGTGGCGGGAACTCAAGGAATACTGCAACAACAGGGGCATCGGGATAATCGGCGACATCCCCATCTATGTAACCCTGGAGGGAGCCGATGCCTGGGCTCATCCGGAACTATTTCAACTCGACGAGGAATCGGGGAAACCAGCGGCCGTTTCAGGCGTCCCGCCTGACTATTTCAGTGAAACGGGCCAACGCTGGGGAAATCCCCTGTACCGGTGGCTGAACCGCGATGAAAGTCTGAATGAAATCACCTTCCAGTGGTGGGTCAAGCGGATAAAACATTTAACGGGACAGGTCGATATCCTCCGCATCGATCACTTCCGTGGATTTGAATCATATTGGGCCATCCCGGCCGATGAGCCGACGGCTATTAATGGCAAATGGGTTCCCGGACCGGGCCTTCCCTTTTTCCAGGGCCTTAAGAAAGAACTGGGAGACCTTCCCCTCATTGCCGAGGACCTTGGCGTCATCACCCCCGAGGTTGAGCAGCTCCGCGACGGGTTTGGGCTTCCCGGCATGAAAATTCTGCAATTCGCCTTCGACTGGAACAGCAGGAACAGTTATCTGCCTCAGAATATAGAAAATCCCCATTGCGTACTCTATACCGGAACACACGACAATAACACAACCAACGGATGGTTCTACGGCACTGAAATCAATGATACTACCCGCGCTTATATCCTGGATTACCTGGACATAAGCGATTACAGCGACATGCACCGACATTTCATCAAAGCGGCATATCGTTCAACGGCACGCCTGGTAATCATTCCCATGCAGGACATCCTGGGCTACGGCGGAGAATTCCGCATGAACAGGCCCGGCACCGTGGAGGGAAACTGGCTCTGGAAGCTTACCGGGTCATGCATTAAACCCGGTTCGGCGGGGAAACTCAGGCAAATTGCCGTCATGTACAACAGGGTCCCTGCAGGAGATACGGATAAAAACGGCGGGGAGAATTCTTGA
- a CDS encoding UPF0182 family protein codes for MNKKVLWFLGIFIVLYFSLGSMSEFYINYEWFDINKGLNIFWVLFFSKFNVGAAFTIFFILLFFLNFLLIRALGGKGRIFTNNILDRLQIPVLGSPRRALFILLALGVVTVGIIMGSAGSAFWKEFLLFRHGVSFEGFPTDPIFHKNISFYVFSLPFYKFLYGWFMSSLVLISGFSLFFHFLNGGILVQQGSFEFSLFARAHISTLLGSIVFLNGLGYRLSAYELLFEQKGKFFGAGYTAVNANLLAYNVAMIISFIAAALLLFNIFKRSFKLPLIVLAALLPAYFIIGTIYPSLQQRFVVDPNELEKEKPFIEHNIKFTRIAYGIDKIKEIEFPNKKNLTYRDIQKNRELVENIRLWDWRPLKQTYKQLQELKPYYYFNDVDVDRYIVNGKKTAFNLSARELSIDNISKAGQTWQNRQLMYTHGYGLVMSRVDRITSEGQPEMVVYDIPPKNDIGIKIDRPEIYYGEHNNSYVITKTNIKPGEFDYPSGDENKYTTYQGNGGTVLDSFFKRIMFALSFKDINILISQAITRESRILYRRNILDMVQTLTPFLEIDSDPYIVLSEGKMYWMIDAYTVSDRFPYSMTVKVARKEINYIRNSVKITVDAYNGTINYYVVDEKDPIIKTYMGMFPGFFKKISEMSPDLQSHVRYAAAMFEVQSSMLLRYHMTDPNMFYNNEDAWHIARQVYEGNEEEVRSYYLVTRLPGEKVSEFILTIPFTPYKKNNMIGFMTAKCDMPDYGQLQLYTLPKEKLSYGPLQIEARIDQDAEISKQLTLWGQKGSGVIRGNMLVIPIEESLLFIEPLYLKAETSEMPELKRVIVSFDDKIVMEKDLNTAIEKIFYSGSLTYMIEEDSRGTYAERIKDLAGKAYTHYTRAEQSMRDGNWKQYGEELKNLKDVLTMMKNIRN; via the coding sequence ATGAACAAAAAGGTATTATGGTTTTTGGGAATCTTTATCGTCCTATATTTTTCGCTGGGATCAATGTCGGAATTTTATATAAATTATGAATGGTTCGATATCAATAAAGGGCTCAATATATTCTGGGTACTCTTCTTCTCGAAATTCAATGTGGGTGCCGCCTTTACCATTTTCTTTATCCTGTTGTTCTTCCTCAACTTCCTGCTGATACGGGCTCTGGGCGGCAAGGGACGTATTTTTACCAACAATATACTGGACAGGCTGCAGATACCCGTTCTGGGATCGCCCCGCAGGGCTCTTTTTATTCTGCTGGCTCTGGGAGTTGTCACCGTGGGCATTATAATGGGCAGCGCCGGCTCAGCTTTCTGGAAGGAGTTCCTTCTGTTCCGGCACGGGGTTTCCTTTGAAGGATTTCCCACGGACCCGATTTTCCATAAGAACATCAGCTTCTATGTATTCTCACTTCCTTTTTACAAGTTCCTCTACGGCTGGTTTATGAGTTCACTGGTCCTCATATCGGGATTTTCCCTCTTCTTTCATTTTTTAAACGGGGGGATACTGGTGCAGCAGGGAAGTTTTGAATTTTCCCTTTTTGCCCGTGCCCATATATCAACCCTGCTGGGCTCCATAGTATTCCTTAACGGCCTGGGATACCGTCTTTCTGCATACGAGCTTCTCTTTGAACAGAAAGGAAAATTTTTCGGCGCTGGTTATACGGCCGTCAATGCCAATCTCCTGGCATATAATGTGGCCATGATAATATCCTTTATAGCTGCTGCTCTTCTTCTTTTTAATATTTTCAAACGGAGTTTCAAGCTGCCCCTCATCGTGCTGGCCGCCCTGCTGCCGGCCTATTTCATAATAGGGACGATATATCCCTCCCTGCAACAGCGCTTTGTCGTGGACCCCAACGAACTTGAAAAGGAAAAGCCTTTCATCGAGCATAATATAAAATTTACCCGGATTGCCTACGGAATAGATAAAATAAAAGAAATTGAATTTCCCAATAAAAAGAATCTCACCTACCGGGACATTCAGAAAAACAGGGAACTCGTAGAAAATATCCGCCTCTGGGACTGGCGTCCACTGAAACAGACCTACAAACAGCTCCAGGAACTAAAACCCTATTACTATTTCAATGATGTGGACGTTGACCGCTATATCGTTAACGGTAAAAAGACCGCTTTCAACCTTTCCGCACGGGAACTGTCCATTGACAATATCAGTAAAGCCGGTCAGACCTGGCAGAACAGGCAACTTATGTATACCCACGGTTACGGCCTGGTAATGAGCAGGGTCGACAGGATTACCTCCGAGGGACAGCCGGAGATGGTTGTATATGACATCCCTCCCAAAAACGACATCGGCATTAAAATTGACCGACCCGAGATATATTATGGCGAGCACAACAACTCCTACGTCATAACAAAGACCAATATCAAACCCGGAGAATTCGACTATCCCTCGGGTGATGAAAATAAGTACACCACATACCAGGGGAACGGTGGTACGGTCCTGGATTCGTTCTTCAAAAGAATCATGTTCGCCCTTTCCTTCAAAGATATAAACATCCTCATATCGCAGGCTATCACCAGAGAGAGCCGCATCCTCTACCGGAGGAACATTCTGGACATGGTCCAGACCCTGACACCCTTCCTTGAAATCGACAGCGACCCTTATATAGTCCTCTCTGAAGGAAAGATGTACTGGATGATAGACGCCTATACGGTCTCGGACCGGTTCCCCTATTCCATGACCGTCAAAGTTGCGAGGAAGGAAATCAACTACATCCGTAATTCCGTAAAGATAACCGTGGACGCCTACAATGGCACCATCAATTATTATGTCGTCGATGAGAAGGACCCCATCATCAAGACCTACATGGGCATGTTCCCCGGTTTCTTTAAAAAAATCAGCGAGATGTCGCCGGATCTTCAGTCTCATGTACGGTATGCTGCAGCAATGTTCGAAGTACAGTCCAGCATGCTCCTGAGATATCACATGACGGACCCTAACATGTTTTACAACAACGAGGACGCCTGGCATATCGCGCGCCAGGTCTATGAAGGGAACGAAGAGGAAGTGCGAAGCTACTACCTGGTCACCAGGCTTCCCGGCGAAAAAGTGAGTGAATTCATCCTCACTATTCCCTTTACTCCCTATAAGAAAAATAACATGATCGGCTTCATGACTGCCAAATGCGATATGCCCGATTACGGTCAGTTGCAGTTGTACACTCTTCCCAAGGAAAAACTCAGCTACGGCCCTCTGCAGATCGAGGCCCGCATTGATCAGGATGCTGAAATATCAAAACAGCTCACCCTGTGGGGGCAAAAGGGATCGGGAGTCATCCGGGGAAACATGCTGGTCATCCCCATTGAGGAATCACTGCTGTTTATTGAACCCCTGTACCTCAAGGCAGAAACGAGCGAAATGCCGGAACTGAAACGAGTTATCGTATCATTCGACGACAAAATAGTCATGGAAAAGGACCTGAACACGGCGATAGAAAAAATATTCTATTCCGGTTCTCTGACCTACATGATCGAGGAGGACTCCCGGGGAACGTACGCCGAGCGTATAAAGGACCTGGCAGGAAAGGCCTACACTCACTATACCCGGGCAGAGCAGAGCATGCGCGACGGTAACTGGAAACAGTACGGTGAAGAACTGAAAAACCTGAAAGATGTCCTCACCATGATGAAGAACATCAGGAATTAA
- a CDS encoding DNA-binding response regulator has translation MRFLYGKIMENDIVEVFIVDDHPVVRRGLGQYIDSREGFHVCGDAADANTAIVEINRHAPQVVIVDINLKGINGIDLIKAIRNRHRSIHILVLSMHDENEYVERAMRAGARGYVLKSDSEDVIIDAINHIMNNKIFLSSGIRDNMLESIIWHSTEEKEKSVALLTDREFEIFELIGKGLNTREIAVALSLSTSTVGTYRERIKSKLDIHSPNELIRYAVQWVLGEKKA, from the coding sequence ATGAGGTTCCTTTACGGGAAGATTATGGAAAATGACATTGTGGAAGTTTTTATCGTCGATGATCATCCCGTGGTCAGGCGTGGTCTGGGCCAGTACATCGACAGCAGGGAAGGTTTCCATGTATGCGGTGACGCGGCTGATGCAAATACGGCAATTGTGGAGATAAATCGCCATGCGCCCCAGGTAGTCATAGTGGATATCAATCTTAAGGGAATCAACGGGATCGATCTCATAAAAGCAATCCGAAACCGCCACCGTTCCATTCACATCCTGGTGCTTTCCATGCATGACGAGAATGAATATGTGGAAAGGGCCATGAGGGCCGGGGCCCGGGGCTATGTGCTGAAAAGCGACAGTGAGGATGTGATCATAGACGCCATCAATCATATAATGAATAACAAGATATTCCTGAGCAGCGGTATCCGCGACAACATGCTTGAATCAATTATATGGCATTCAACGGAAGAAAAGGAAAAGTCCGTGGCACTCCTGACGGACCGTGAATTTGAAATCTTTGAGCTCATAGGAAAAGGACTTAATACACGGGAAATAGCCGTCGCCCTGAGTCTCAGCACATCCACGGTAGGGACCTACCGTGAACGCATAAAATCCAAGCTGGATATTCACAGTCCCAATGAATTGATCAGGTATGCCGTTCAATGGGTGTTGGGTGAAAAGAAAGCATAA
- a CDS encoding rubrerythrin family protein: protein MMKSVKGTKTEKNLLASFAGESQARNRYTYFASAAKKEGYEQIAAIFLETAENEKEHAKRFFSYLEGGMVEIQATYPAGVVGTIVENLKAAAGGENEEHTVLYPEAARIAEEEGFVEIAALFRNIAKVEKHHEERYLMLAKNIETGKVFKKDQKSQWMCRNCGYIHEGEAAPEKCPACLHPKAYFELLCDHF, encoded by the coding sequence ATAATGAAGAGTGTAAAAGGAACAAAAACCGAGAAAAATCTCCTGGCGTCTTTTGCCGGTGAATCACAGGCAAGGAACCGCTATACCTATTTTGCGTCAGCTGCAAAAAAAGAGGGATACGAACAGATCGCAGCGATTTTTCTCGAAACCGCGGAAAACGAAAAAGAACACGCCAAACGTTTTTTCAGCTACCTCGAAGGCGGGATGGTGGAGATACAGGCTACATACCCGGCTGGTGTTGTGGGAACGATCGTTGAGAATCTTAAGGCTGCGGCAGGCGGAGAAAACGAGGAGCACACGGTGCTCTACCCCGAAGCGGCGCGTATCGCCGAAGAAGAAGGGTTCGTCGAGATCGCGGCGCTGTTCAGAAATATTGCGAAAGTTGAAAAACACCATGAGGAACGCTATCTCATGCTGGCCAAAAACATCGAAACGGGAAAGGTATTCAAAAAAGACCAGAAGTCCCAGTGGATGTGCAGAAACTGCGGATATATTCATGAAGGCGAGGCGGCTCCCGAGAAATGCCCAGCCTGTCTGCATCCCAAGGCATATTTCGAACTGCTGTGCGACCATTTCTAG
- a CDS encoding transcriptional regulator, whose translation MKKAGEPMRPGEIAIAAKIEKSEVDKIIKTLKGEGKIHSPKRCYYAPVID comes from the coding sequence ATGAAAAAAGCCGGGGAGCCCATGAGGCCCGGCGAAATCGCAATCGCCGCAAAGATTGAAAAGTCTGAAGTGGATAAAATTATTAAAACGCTCAAGGGTGAAGGTAAAATTCATTCACCGAAACGCTGCTATTATGCACCCGTAATAGATTGA